One region of Mobula birostris isolate sMobBir1 chromosome 24, sMobBir1.hap1, whole genome shotgun sequence genomic DNA includes:
- the anapc11 gene encoding anaphase-promoting complex subunit 11, producing MRVKVKRWNAIATWFWVANDENCGICRTAFNGCCPDCKVPGDDCPLVWGQCSHCFHMHCILKWLNSQQVQQHCPMCRQEWKFKE from the exons ATGCGGGTGAAGGTGAAGCGGTGGAACGCCATCGCCACTTGGTTTTGGGTGGCAAACGATGAGAATTGTGGCATTTGCCGGACGGCGTTTAATGGCTGCTGTCCAGACT GTAAAGTTCCTGGAGATGACTGTCCATTGGTTTGGGGCCAGTGCTCTCACTGTTTCCACATGCATTGTATCCTGAAATGGCTGAATTCTCAGCAAGTACAGCAGCATTGTCCGATGTGTCGACAAGAGTGGAAGTTCAAGGAATGA